A genomic segment from Nitratiruptor sp. YY08-10 encodes:
- the lgt gene encoding prolipoprotein diacylglyceryl transferase — protein MTYWNQIYEHFNPIAFTIFGIPVHWYGIMYVLALLVALLVAQWIVKKDQLPFTKEELDIYFIWAEIGVILGARIGYILFYDSHTSYYLTHPWQIFNPFMNGHFIGIRGFSYHGAIIGFLIATYLYAKKYNKDFWKLMDLVALAVPLGYVFGRIGNFLNQELVGRATHVPWGIYVDGTLRHPSQLYEALTEGLLTFIILFLYRKKKHFDGELIALYGILYGAFRFLCEFFRAPDIQLGFICCGWMTMGQLLSLMMVVLSGIVYIYLKNTNYGRVT, from the coding sequence ATGACATACTGGAATCAAATCTACGAGCATTTTAATCCAATAGCTTTCACGATATTTGGTATCCCCGTGCACTGGTATGGGATCATGTATGTTCTGGCGCTTTTGGTAGCACTTTTGGTGGCTCAATGGATCGTCAAAAAAGATCAGTTGCCATTTACAAAAGAAGAGCTTGATATCTATTTTATTTGGGCGGAAATTGGTGTTATTTTGGGAGCCAGAATTGGCTATATACTCTTTTATGATTCCCATACAAGTTACTATCTTACCCATCCATGGCAAATTTTCAATCCTTTTATGAACGGCCATTTCATAGGGATCAGGGGCTTCAGTTATCACGGTGCCATAATCGGTTTTTTAATCGCAACCTATTTGTACGCAAAGAAATATAATAAAGATTTTTGGAAGTTGATGGATTTGGTTGCACTTGCTGTACCTTTGGGATATGTTTTTGGACGGATAGGAAACTTTTTAAATCAAGAGCTCGTTGGGCGGGCTACACATGTGCCATGGGGGATCTATGTAGATGGCACTTTGCGACACCCCTCTCAACTGTATGAAGCCTTAACAGAAGGATTATTAACATTTATCATCTTATTTTTATATCGAAAAAAGAAGCATTTTGATGGTGAGTTGATTGCATTGTATGGAATATTGTATGGAGCATTTCGATTTTTATGCGAGTTTTTCAGAGCTCCCGATATTCAGCTTGGATTTATTTGTTGTGGATGGATGACAATGGGGCAGCTTCTTTCACTTATGATGGTTGTGCTATCCGGTATAGTCTATATCTATTTGAAGAACACCAACTATGGGAGGGTAACATGA